The proteins below come from a single Lineus longissimus chromosome 5, tnLinLong1.2, whole genome shotgun sequence genomic window:
- the LOC135487681 gene encoding ecdysteroid-phosphate phosphatase-like, with protein sequence MHMGFPKERVEKALAATGNNGVQLATDWLLSHLNDPCLDMNTPRDYFVYLCPKGNLLRDLQDFWVTSAAKRGRNKAHNYFPHITLCPMFKVEDSKVDVMVKLFEKVIDRFTNESHRLGLEYFASDNFIGMFVTEEGEQFMKKVETDLAEEAKSIGVTLENYKKQLHLSLAYKFYPKHKAMLESLAHRVNTTAQTGWDFRLNSRDPRSRDTEVKKVLGINSAFYPDELDLFPGDFILVNEKTKEIYGWSEGTSWLTGISGRFPLAYTEPTAETDTWIKHVQRPYYAAACSEPEPMENEVSVYETIYNSHTTNNTPELLKSTIPIHENGPRHVYVLRHGERIDFLFGRRWLEECFDEQGNYSRQDLNQPRRASPEVTRDRNPRENAQLATKLPSQPQRKSEN encoded by the exons ATGCATATGGGATTTCCTAAAGAAAGAGTGGAGAAGGCCCTTGCTGCAACAGGCAACAATGGGGTTCAGCTGGCAACTGATTGGTTGTTATCCCACTTAAATGATCCATGCCTTGATATGAACACTCCTAGAGACTACTTTGTCTACTTGTGCCCAAAGGGTAATCTGTTGCGAGATTTGCAAGATTTCTGGGTGACTTCTGCTGCTAAACGTGGGCGGAATAAGGCGCATAACTACTTCCCTCACATAACATTGTGTCCTATGTTCAAGGTAGAGGACTCAAAAGTTGACGTGATGGTGAAGCTCTTCGAAAAGGTGATTGACAGATTCACCAATGAATCTCATAGACTTGGCTTAGAATACTTTGCATCAGATAATTTTATTGGAATGTTTGTAACAGAGGAGGGTGAACAATTTATGAAGAAAGTAGAGACAGACTTAGCAGAGGAGGCCAAGTCAATAGGCGTAACGCTAGAAAACTACAAGAAACAGCTGCACTTGTCACTTGCCTATAAGTTCTACCCAAAACACAAAGCCATGTTGGAGAGTTTGGCCCATAGGGTCAATACAACTGCTCAGACTGGATGGGATTTCAGACTGAACTCAAGAGATCCGAGAAGTCGGGATACAGAGGTTAAAAAGGTCCTAGGTATAAACAGCGCATTTTACCCCGATGAGCTGGACCTCTTCCCTGGAGACTTTATCCTTGTGAATGAGAAAACAAAGGAGATATATGGTTGGAGTGAGGGGACGTCTTGGCTGACTGGGATATCGGGCAGGTTCCCTTTGGCTTATACGGAACCTACAGCAGAGACGGATACATGGATAAAACATGTGCAACGACCATATTATGCTGCCGCCTGCAGCGAGCCTGAGCCAATGGAGAATGAGGTATCAGTTTATGAGACAATATACAACAGTCACACTACTAATAACACTCCTGAACTACTCAAGTCAACCAtcccaatacat GAAAATGGTCCCCGTCATGTCTATGTGTTACGACATGGAGAGCGGATAGATTTCCTATTCGGTCGACGGTGGTTGGAGGAATGCTTTGACGAACAAGGAAATTACTCCCGGCAAGATCTAAATCAGCCAAGAAGGGCTTCTCCTGAAGTTACTCGAGATAGGAATCCAAGGGAAAATGCACAACTGGCTACGAAACTTCCTTCACAACCGCAGCGCAAGAGTGAAAATTGA